One segment of Solanum lycopersicum chromosome 1, SLM_r2.1 DNA contains the following:
- the LOC101264853 gene encoding cytochrome P450 93A2-like: MVDIQGYLILFLIWLFSTLFLKYVVFRKRNTCHLPPSPFGLPIIGHLHLLSPIPHQALHKLSTRYGPLIHINLGSVPCLVVSSPEMARQVLKTHETSFLNRPQTSVIDYLTYGSQDFSFAPYGVYWKFMKKICMSELLGARTLDMLLPVRRDEIKRFIELLLHKAESSEEVDVEAELLRVSNNVISRMLMNERCSEDKDEAGSVRMLVQDITELTGKFNLSDYIWFCKNLDLQGFGKRTKDVRKRFDEIMERIINEHEEARSKRNSESIVIKDLLDILLDISEDDCAEMKLTRENIKAFILDIFAAGTDTAAITVEWALAELINHPNIMQKAVEEIDGLIGKNRIVEESDIVNLPYLQAIIKETLRLHPTGPMILRESTEDCCVGGYHIPKNTRLIVNTWAINRDPEYWENPLEFIPERFLTEEEEGNTKSQLDVRGQHYHFLPFGTGRRGCPGTSLALQVVQISLASMIQCFEWKVSGGEVSKVDMEEAPGITLPRANPLVCVPVTRFNPFTSTSTYA; this comes from the exons ATGGTGGATATTCAAGGCTACTTGATATTATTCCTTATTTGGCTATTTTCTACCTTATTTCTTAAATATGTTGTGTTTCGTAAACGGAACACATGTCACCTTCCACCAAGCCCATTTGGTTTACCGATCATCGGTCACTTACACCTCCTATCTCCTATTCCTCACCAAGCACTTCACAAGCTCTCGACTCGTTATGGGCCTTTAATTCATATAAATCTTGGATCCGTCCCTTGTCTAGTAGTTTCATCACCCGAAATGGCTAGACAAGTACTCAAAACACACGAAACTTCCTTTCTAAATCGACCACAAACATCAGTGATTGATTACTTAACTTATGGTTCACAAGACTTCTCATTTGCACCTTACGGTGTTTACTGGAAGTTCATGAAGAAAATATGCATGTCCGAGCTCCTTGGAGCTCGGACATTAGACATGCTTTTACCAGTAAGACGCGATGAAATAAAACGTTTCATTGAATTACTCTTACATAAGGCGGAGTCTAGTGAAGAGGTAGATGTTGAAGCTGAGCTACTAAGGGTTTCAAATAATGTTATTTCTAGAATGTTGATGAACGAAAGATGCTCGGAGGACAAAGATGAAGCCGGGAGTGTTAGGATGTTGGTTCAAGATATCACAGAACTTACTGGGAAATTTAATCTTTCGGATTATATTTGGTTTTGTAAGAACTTGGATTTGCAAGGGTTTGGAAAAAGAACTAAAGATGTACGTAAAAGGTTCGATGAAATAATGGAGAGGATTATCAACGAACATGAAGAAGCAAGAAGTAAGAGAAATAGTGAAAGTATAGTGATCAAAGATTTGCTTGATATTTTACTTGATATATCTGAGGATGATTGCGCGGAGATGAAATTGACAAGAGAGAACATCAAAGCGTTTATTCTG GACATATTTGCTGCTGGGACGGATACTGCAGCTATCACAGTAGAGTGGGCACTAGCAGAACTCATAAACCATCCAAACATTATGCAGAAAGCAGTTGAAGAAATCGATGGTTTAATAGGTAAAAATCGAATTGTGGAAGAATCTGATATCGTGAATCTCCCTTACCTTCAAGCTATCATCAAAGAAACTCTCAGATTACACCCAACGGGGCCTATGATCCTCAGAGAATCAACGGAAGATTGTTGCGTTGGAGGTTATCACATACCGAAGAACACTAGGTTGATAGTCAATACATGGGCGATTAACAGAGATCCCGAGTATTGGGAAAATCCACTTGAATTTATACCTGAGAGATTTTTGACTGAAGAAGAGGAGGGGAACACGAAATCCCAATTGGATGTGAGGGGACAACACTATCATTTTTTGCCATTTGGTACGGGGAGAAGAGGTTGTCCTGGAACGTCGTTAGCATTACAGGTAGTTCAAATAAGCCTTGCTTCGAtgatacaatgcttcgaatggaagGTTAGTGGTGGAGAGGTAAGTAAAGTCGATATGGAAGAGGCACCTGGCATTACCCTTCCTAGAGCTAATCCTTTGGTTTGTGTTCCAGTGACTAGGTTTAATCCATtcacatcaacatcaacatatgCTTAG
- the LOC101258583 gene encoding protein SPIRAL1-like 1 yields the protein MGRGVSSGGGQSSLGYLFGDGEAPTSTKTNPQAVQSEAQPINKEPVAAPSPPADATKQIPAGIQSIRADGQNTGNFITDRPSTKVHAAPGGGSSLGYLFGGGSS from the exons ATGGGTCGTGGAGTTAGTAGTGGAGGAGGACAGAGTTCATTAGGATACTTGTTTGGGGATGGTGAGGCTCCAACGTCAACTAAAACGAACCCCCAGGCTGTTCAAAGTGAAGCTCAGCCGATAAATAAAGAGCCTGTTGCTGCTCCTTCTCCTCCTGCTGATGCTACTAAGCAGATTCCAGCAGGTATTCAAAGTATCAGGGCAGATGGTCAAAACACGGGAAACTTTATCACG GACCGGCCATCTACCAAAGTACATGCAGCCCCTGGTGGTGGATCTTCTCTAGGTTATCTCTTTGGGGGCGGCAGCAGCTGA